From Aspergillus fumigatus Af293 chromosome 5, whole genome shotgun sequence, a single genomic window includes:
- a CDS encoding mitochondrial 54S ribosomal protein uL23m: MVRKFSKFPKKPADWVPPSAPLSMRKQVFLPDFTIALIRTPFLPPRYATFYVPLNFNKLDMRDYLQRLYGVGVLRIRSYVEQQKVTRLRPLGKFGYGRLRRPMSKKKMTVEMKEPFVWPEAPTDMSPWEKDQYFNAEKYQEEIQRSQRPDAAMEPNKAEREEYAKEAKQLLEGTKTWRPTWQALGLNYDRSLLKATKGSASTSS, encoded by the exons ATGGTGCGCAAGTTTTCGAAGTTCCCCAAGAAGCCCGCAGACTGGGTGCCCCCTTCGGCGCCGCTGTCGATGCGGAAGCAGGTATTTCT ACCTGACTTCACAATCGCCCTTATACGCACAcccttccttcccccccgATATGCCACATTCTACGTGCCCTTGAATTTCAACAAGCTCGATATGCGCGACTACCTGCAGCGCTTATATGGCGTCGGTGTCCTCCGCATCCGCAGTTACGTCGAGCAACAGAAAGTGACCCGCCTGCGACCCCTGGGCAAGTTCGGATACGGCCGTCTGAGGAGACCgatgtcgaagaagaagatgacaGTGGAAATGAAAGAGCCCTTTGTTTGGCCCGAGGCGCCGACGGATATGTCACC ATGGGAGAAGGATCAGTACTTCAACGCGGAGAAGTACCAGGAAGAAATTCAGCGCTCGCAACGACCCGACGCTGCCATGGAGCCCAATAAGGCCGAGCGCGAAGAATACGCAAAGGAGGCGAAGCAGCTGCTGGAAGGCACGAAGACTTGGAGACCGACTTGGCAGGCATTGGGACTCAATTATGACCGGTCCTTACTCAAAGCAACAAAGGGTTCGGCTTCGACAAGTTCATAA
- a CDS encoding porphobilinogen deaminase, whose translation MASAPPSSEAANSSSRRTFTIGTRKSKLALLQTDLVVAALKKSWPEYTFQIHSQETAGDKNTVIALREFTTKNLWTQELEELLMAGDVDLIVHSLKDVPTQLPPSCTLGPMMEREDTRDVLVMKKGLPNMSFSEMPAGSVVGTSSIRRTAQLARRYPHLKVQDVRGNIGTRLAKLDAEDSPFTCIVLAAAGLLRLGMEDRISQYLDSKNGGMLYAVGQGALGVEIRKDDKVLRDMLNSIGHQKTTLACLAERSLLRTLEGGCSAPLGVETEWVQDSDRSSKLRMRAIVVSVDGRESAEVEVDGSVDTAESAEEFGVTVAKALVEKGAGEILAEIQRKKLTP comes from the exons ATGGCATCTGCCCCGCCTTCCTCCGAAGCCGCAAATTCCTCGTCGCGGAGAACCTTCACTATAGGGACACGCAAATCGAAGCTTGCTCTTTTGCAAACAGACCTGGTTGTTGCAGCGCTGAAGAAGTCATGGCCGGAATATACATTTCAAATACACTCTCAGGAGACAGCGGGTGATAAGAATACAGTTATTGCTCTCCGCGAATTCACTACCAAGAACCTCTGGACGCAGGAGTTGGAAGAGCTTTTGATGGCTGGTGATGTCGATCTCATTGTGCATTCATTGAAGG ATGTACCAACTCAACTCCCTCCCTCGTGTACATTGGGGCCCATgatggagagagaagataCAAGGGATGTTctggtgatgaagaaaggatTGCCCAATATGTCCTTTTCCGAAATGCCTGCAGGGTCTGTCGTGGGTACTTCATCCATCCGCCGCACTGCTCAACTCGCCCGCCGATACCCTCATCtgaaggtccaggacgtGCGCGGCAATATCGGTACTCGGTTAGCGAAATTAGATGCAGAGGATAGCCCATTTACTTGCATTGtcttggctgctgctggtctgtTGAGGCTAGGTATGGAGGACCGCATATCCCAGTATCTTGACTCTAAGAATGGCGGGATGCTCTACGCGGTTGGCCAGGGAGCACTTGGCGTTGAGATCCGCAAGGATGATAAGGTTCTGCGGGATATGCTCAACTCTATCGGGCATCAGAAAACGACTCTGGCCTGCCTCGCAGAGCGAAGCCTCCTGCGAACTCTTGAGGGTGGTTGCAGTGCCCCTCTGGGTGTTGAGACGGAGTGGGTCCAGGACTCCGACAGGTCGTCCAAGCTGAGAATGAGGGCCATAGTCGTCAGTGTTGACGGTCGTGAGAGTGCCGAGGTTGAAGTAGACGGGTCAGTCGATACGGCAGAATCCGCTGAAGAGTTCGGCGTGACCGTTGCGAAGGCACTGGTAGAAAAGGGCGCAGGGGAGATCCTTGCGGAGATCCAACGCAAAAAACTCACTCCGTGA
- a CDS encoding protein kinase RIO2 has translation MKLDPKAIRYLTSEDFRVLTAVETGSRNHEVVPTPLIVQLSGLRGGSGVHRSISNLAKTNLIAKVKNAKYDGYRLTYGGLDYLALNAHQKQKCIYSVGNQIGVGKESDIIVVANSKGTQCILKIHRLGRISFRTVKTNRDYLRNRSTGSWMYMSRLAAMKEFAFMKALRENGFSVPEPIAQNRHTIVMSLIDAFPLRQISRVPKPALLYSELMGTIMELARFGLIHGDYNEFNILIKEEEDPNAKGKAPADADNDENIRLVPVIIDFPQMVSIDHPNAEMYFDRDVNCIKRYFQRKFHFVSDEPGPFFADAKKQLLKNPGKRLDVEVEASGFSRKMARELEAYMKEVGANGDGDELGEDDEDRDEEDVESGTESQEEDEHGDNDQDRAVDSAPDEISESSRRLGKLHVSEAPEGR, from the exons ATGAAGCTCGATCCCAAAGCGATCCGATACCTCACTTCCGAGGATTTCCGCGTTCTCACTGCG GTGGAAACTGGAAGTAGAAACCATGAAGTAGTACCGACGCCCTTAATCGTCCAGCTCTCAGGCCTCCGGGGCGGGAGTGGAGTCCATCGGTCTATTTCCAACCTGGCTAAAACTAATTTGATCGCTAAAGTGAAGAATGCGAAAT ATGATGGATACCGGCTCACTTACGGAGGTCTCGACTACCTCGCGCTGAACGCTCATCAGAAGCAGAAATGCATTTACTCCGTGGGAAACCAGATCGGTGTTGGGAAAGAGTCAgatatcatcgtcgtcgcGAATAGCAAAGGAACACAATGCATCTTAAAGATCCATCGCCTGGGCCGCATTTCCTTCCGAACAGTCAAGACCAACAGAGACTATCTGCGCAATCGCAGTACAGGTTCATGGATGTACATGTCGCGATTGGCAGCGATGAAGGAGTTCGCTTTTATGAAGGCTCTTCGAGAGAACGGTTTCTCAGTACCCGAACCCATCGCGCAGAACAGACACACGATCGTCATGAGCTTGATCGACGCATTCCCGCTAAGACAGATTTCGAGAGTCCCCAAGCCTGCGTTACTGTATTCGGAGCTTATGGGTACGATCATGGAGCTTGCTCGGTTTGGCCTTATTCACGGTGACTACAACGAGTTCAATATCTTgatcaaagaagaagaggatccCAATGCGAAGGGAAAAGCTCCTGCTGATGCGGACAACGATGAGAATATCCGGCTGGTTCCGGTCATTATCGATTTTCCGCAGATGGTGTCAATCGACCATCCGAACGCAGAGATGTATTTCGACCGTGACGTGAATTGCATCAAGCGCTATTTCCAACGAAAGTTCCATTTCGTCAGTGATGAGCCAGGCCCTTTCTTCGCGGACGCGAAGAAGCAGCTTTTGAAGAATCCTGGGAAGCGGTTGGATGTCGAGGTAGAAGCGTCTGGTTTCTCGAGGAAGATGGCTCGCGAGCTAGAAGCTTACATGAAGGAGGTCGGCGCAAATGGGGATGGGGACGAGctgggagaagatgatgaagacagggacgaagaggacgtaGAGTCAGGAACGGAATCacaggaggaggatgagcatgGCGACAACGATCAGGACCGAGCGGTTGATTCTGCACCTGACGAGATTAGTGAGAGTTCTCGACGATTGGGAAAACTGCATGTATCAGAGGCGCCTGAAGGGCGGTAG
- a CDS encoding putative LON domain serine protease — MGSNNGRAMKLALVPLPKGSVLLPGVTLRIPVSNRPDLANLLSALLDQTNLGKRDGNTITFGCVPLRSPLLSNDGQQLIDDGSVDGAKKEEFDAIDAGQARKEDLFRYGTVGKVIGVQRRAYAEPFLVVQGVQRFTIKHILRERPFFEGEVVLHNERDAISSDAETVELFQQLRQLSRELITLLRLSSLLPSTGTRLSPLVARKFEVYIAKTDLSQAGNLADFMADVADPTFEEKLRVLASFALRTRLERVVELLARQVQGIKNSVKVTTISTSSFPSNSPFDISQIDPRDRELLARRVMAGLTGLTPPGAAGGRNNEDEKETNEVDELQKRLQEAELSPEARKVADKELRRLRKMNPANAEYGVCRTYLENIADIPWTKVTEDKLGPETLKRARNQLDEDHYGLETIKKRLLEYLAVLRLKQSTNQDVERQIAALTKELDAANEVLAEKDVPALSESDRVSLEAKLNLLQSRRLADKSPILLLVGPPGTGKTSLARSVATSLGRKFHRISLGGVRDEAEIRGHRRTYVAAMPGLIVNGLKKVGVANPVFLLDEIDKVGGANFQGDPSAAMLEVLDPEQNSTFVDHYINIPIDLSKVLFIATANSLDTIPAPLLDRMETITLSGYTTVEKRHIAKRHLIPKQIRANGLAEGQVVLSDEVVDKVITSYTRESGVRNLERELGSICRHKAVQYADAVDNGRLDTYNPVVALGDLEDILGIERFDEEIAEKHGRPGVVTGLVAYSTGGQGSILFIEVADMPGNGRVQLTGKLGDVLKESVEVALTWVKAHSFELGLTHDPNEDIMKNRSLHVHCPAGAIPKDGPSAGLAHTIGLISLFTGKAVPPQIAMTGEVSLRGRVMPVGGIKEKLIGAHRAGVKTVLLPEQNRKDVKDVPQEVHDGLQIVYVRHIWEAIRQVWPGAHWPGQHHINFVESRL; from the exons ATGGGTTCCAATAACGGGAGAGCGATGAAGTTAGCTTTAGTGCCTTTACCCAAAGGCTCCGTATTGCTCCCTGGCGTTACTCTACGCATACCGGTGTCGAATCGCCCTGATCTTGCCAATCTTCTCTCGGCTCTTCTCGATCAGACAAATCTGGGAAAGCGAGATGGGAACACTATCACGTTCGGTTGCGTACCTTTGCGTTCGCCGTTGCTGAGCAACGACGGCCAGCAGCTGATCGATGACGGAAGTGTCGATGGTGCTAAGAAGGAGGAATTTGATGCTATAGATGCAGGTcaggcaagaaaagaggaTCTCTTCCGGTATGGCACGGTCGGCAAAGTGATCGGGGTTCAAAGACGTGCCTACGCAGAGCCGTTCCTCGTGGTCCAAGGAGTTCAACGTTTCACCATTAAACACATCTTGAGAGAGAGGCCCTTTTTCGAAGGAGAGGTGGTTCTACACAATGAACGAG ATGCCATTTCCAGCGATGCAGAAACAGTTGAGTTGTTCCAGCAGCTGAGGCAACTGTCCCGCGAACTCATAACCCTCCTTCGACTGTCGTCTCTACTACCTTCGACTGGCACACGCCTGTCGCCGCTTGTCGCTCGTAAATTCGAAGTCTACATTGCTAAGACAGATTTATCGCAGGCTGGCAATCTGGCCGACTTCATGGCAGATGTAGCTGACCCTACGTTCGAGGAGAAACTTCGTGTGTtggcttcttttgctctGAGGACTAGGTTGGAAAGAGTCGTCGAGCTATTGGCCCGACAGGTCCAAGGAATCAAGAATAGCGTCAAAGTTACTACGATCTCCACCTCGTCATTCCCATCCAATTCTCCGTTTGATATCAGTCAGATTGATCCTCGAGATCGTGAGTTGTTGGCGAGGAGAGTCATGGCCGGCTTGACGGGCTTGACCCCCCCTGGAGCCGCAGGCGGACGGAACAATGAGGACGAAAAGGAGACAAACGAAGTCGATGAGCTGCAAAAGAGACTCCAGGAGGCAGAGCTCAGCCCCGAGGCTCGGAAGGTTGCTGACAAGGAATTGAGACGTCTTCGGAAGATGAACCCGGCAAACGCCGAATATGGTGTCTGCCGAACATATCTCGAAAACATCGCGGATATTCCCTGGACCAAAGTCACGGAGGACAAACTAGGGCCCGAGACGCTGAAGAGAGCAAGGAACCAGTTGGATGAGGACCATTACGGCCTTGAGACGATTAAGAAGAGACTGCTTGAATACTTGGCTGTCTTGCGACTAAAGCAGTCAACCAACCAAGATGTTGAGCGGCAAATTGCTGCACTCACCAAGGAACTTGATGCTGCCAATGAAGTGCTTGCCGAGAAGGACGTGCCTGCTTTGTCCGAATCAGACAGAGTCTCCCTTGAAGCAAAATTGAATCTGCTTCAGTCAAGACGTCTGGCTGATAAGTCTCCGATCCTGCTGCTCGTTGGCCCACCTGGTACTGGCAAGACGAGTTTGGCAAGATCCGTGGCCACGTCTCTCGGACGCAAGTTCCACAGGATTTCTCTTGGTGGCGTCAGGGACGAGGCTGAAATTCGAGGCCACCGGAGAACCTACGTCGCTGCTATGCCAGGCCTAATTGTGAACGGTCTCAAAAAGGTTGGGGTTGCCAATCCtgtgtttcttcttgatgagATCGATAAAGTGGGCGGGGCCAATTTCCAAGGAGATCCATCCGCAGCAATGTTGGAAGTCCTGGATCCTGAACAGAACTCCACATTCGTCGATCATTACATTAACATCCCAATCGACCTGAGCAAGGTTCTCTTCATAGCCACTGCCAATTCCCTTGATACCATACCCGCGCCGTTACTCGATCGCATGGAGACAATTACTCTATCCGGTTACACGACTGTTGAGAAGCGACATATCGCCAAGAGACACTTGATTCCAAAGCAGATCAGAGCCAATGGTTTGGCTGAGGGCCAAGTCGTTCTTTCTGACGAGGTCGTTGACAAAGTCATTACGTCTTACACGAGAGAGTCGGGTGTGCGAAACCTTGAGCGCGAGTTGGGCTCAATTTGTCGACACAAGGCTGTTCAATATGCAGATGCGGTTGATAATGGCAGGTTAGATACGTACAACCCTGTAGTTGCCCTTGGCGACTTGGAAGACATTCTCGGAATTGAGCGTTTTGACGAAGAGATTGCCGAGAAGCATGGTCGGCCAGGCGTCGTAACCGGTCTTGTCGCGTACTCGACTGGGGGCCAGGGTAGTATCTTGTTCATTGAGGTTGCGGACATGCCAGGCAACGGCCGCGTTCAGCTTACAGGCAAGCTTGGCGATGTTCTGAAGGAAAGCGTGGAAGTCGCCTTGACCTGGGTCAAAGCTCATTCTTTCGAGCTCGGTCTTACACATGACCCCAACGAGGACATCATGAAGAACCGAAGTTTGCATGTCCACTGCCCAGCAGGAGCTATCCCCAAGGACGGTCCCTCTGCTGGACTTGCTCACACAATCGGGTTGATCTCCCTTTTCACAGGCAAAGCTGTTCCTCCCCAGATTGCAATGACCGGTGAAGTCTCCCTGCGGGGACGGGTTATGCCTGTTGGAGGTATCAAAGAGAAATTGATTGGAGCACACCGCGCCGGTGTCAAGACTGTCCTCCTTCCTGAGCAGAACCGGAAGGATGTCAAGGATGTACCGCAAGAGGTCCACGATGGCTTGCAGATTGTCTATGTCAG ACATATTTGGGAAGCTATTCGTCAGGTCTGGCCTGGCGCCCATTGGCCTGGCCAACACCACATTAACTTTGTTGAAAGCCGGCTGTAG